The DNA region CGAGCTCGAGCAGCACGTGCTCCTTGGTGGGGAAGTGAAAGAAGAACGTGCCGTGCGCGACACCGGCGGCCGCGACGATTGCACCCACGTCGGCCTGGGCCATTCCGGTCCGTTTGAACTCGGCGGTCGCCGCCCCCAGCAGTCGTTCCCGGGTCTGCAGGCGCTTGGTTTCGCGCGCCGACACCTTCTCCGTCTTATCCACCACGGCCACGACAGTATCGCCTCGGCGCGCCCGCACGCACGGCGATGACTCAGGTCAACGTCGGCGTCTCTTCCAGCGCGGCGGCGATCAGCGCCCGGATGTTGTTCCGGCAGCGACCGCACACCGTTCCGGCCCCGGTACGCTCACCGATCTGCCTGGTGGTCGTGGCGCCGGCGCGGGCGGCGTCGATCACTTCTTGACTGGTGACCCCGGTGCACAGGCAGACGTACACGGCGTATCACGCCCCGGCCGCGGCCCTTGTCTGCAGCTGCGCCTTGTCCACCTTGCCGGT from Mycolicibacter sp. MU0083 includes:
- a CDS encoding (2Fe-2S)-binding protein, producing MYVCLCTGVTSQEVIDAARAGATTTRQIGERTGAGTVCGRCRNNIRALIAAALEETPTLT